tttctgAGGGTTGtccattttctctccttctcctgagTAGGAGTGGATCTGTAGTTACCGACATGATCGTCGTGTTCGACAAGCAGTCTTCGGTTCCCAGCTCAAGCAGCGTACCAGCACTTCTCACCAGCAGTTTCACCTCCCTGAGCTTGATACCAGGAAGCATCAGTGCTGGTAAGTATTCATCTCCAGGtgcggactggccatctggcattttggGCAAATgcccagatgggctggtccattttcagcccagtgggcctgtctaacatGTTTTTCTGGGTGTAAAAATTATAATTATCTGGCTAATCATTTGGGGGAAAATTAGCCAGTATGTTCAAAATGCCCCTGTTTCACTGTCACCATACACATCTATACGAGCAAAGTCAACATTTAAACAGAAACATGAAAAGACAATCCCCTTTTGTCATTTACTGAACAATATCTCTGTTTTTCCTACTTTTTCAGGGTCATCAACCACATCAGGAAGTGCTCCCCGACCCACTGCCTTCTCTCAGGCTGCCTTGCCTCTCANNNNNNNNNNNNNNNNNNNNNNNNNNNNNNNNNNNNNNNNNNNNNNNNNNNNNNNNNNNNNNNNNNNNNNNNNNNNNNNNNNNNNNNNNNNNNNNNNNNNNNNNNNNNNNNNNNNNNNNNNNNNNNNNNNNNNNNNNNNNNNNNNNNNNNNNNNNNNNNNNNNNNNNNNNNNNNNNNNNNNNNNNNNNNNNNNNNNNNNNNNNNNNNNNNNNNNNNNNNNNNNNNNNNNNNNNNNNNNNNNNNNNNNNNNNNNNNNNNNNNNNNNNNNNNNNNNNNNNNNNNNNNNNNNNNNNNNNNNNNNNNNNNNNNNNNNNNNNNNNNNNNNNNNNNNNNNNNNNNNNNNNNNNNNNNNNNNNNNNNNNNNNNNNNNNNNNNNNNNNNNNNNNNNNNNNNNNNNNNNNNNNNNNNNNNNNNNNNNNNNNNNNNNNNNNNNNNNNNNNNNNNNNNNNNNNNNNNNNNNNNNNNNNNNNNNNNNNNNNNNNNNNN
This DNA window, taken from Salvelinus sp. IW2-2015 unplaced genomic scaffold, ASM291031v2 Un_scaffold2751, whole genome shotgun sequence, encodes the following:
- the LOC139025475 gene encoding interphotoreceptor matrix proteoglycan 1-like: MSLQFSLDQTFNSDLSNPSSSEFKNLAAKVTSEVKKAFAKTPGFRRSIVKSFRSGSVVTDMIVVFDKQSSVPSSSSVPALLTSSFTSLSLIPGSISAGSSTTSGSAPRPTAFSQAALP